The Saprospiraceae bacterium genome includes a window with the following:
- a CDS encoding Nramp family divalent metal transporter, giving the protein MLNILKNTGPGILITAAFIGPGTVTVCLLAGNHFGFALLWTMLFATVTTIVLQEMSARLGLVTGAGLSHAIRQSVHLPIIRYVAFALIFTGILLGNAAYEAGNISGTLIGIKMVVDSDIPSYLLNLLVYLPAFLLLYFGTFKHFERFFIALVVLMSIAFLATAIMSAPDFLSLLQGFKPSLPSESLLTVVGLIGTTVVPYNLFLHADVIRQKWQNVNDLPLVKKDTIIAVTVGGLISGCIIITGASFSGTEIRGISELSVPFTQMYGSAGKYLFGFGIFAAGFTSTITAPLAASLVAKGLFGWDAESDKNKIRIVWIIILTTGYILASVGYKPIEIIKIAQFANGLLLPLIAGFLIWVVNRKSLMGQFVNSTLQNILAVFVLFVTMILGMKGVGLI; this is encoded by the coding sequence ATCTTAAATATTCTGAAAAATACCGGGCCAGGCATCCTGATCACTGCTGCATTTATAGGCCCCGGAACGGTGACGGTTTGTCTGCTTGCAGGCAATCATTTTGGCTTTGCATTGCTGTGGACGATGTTGTTTGCGACAGTGACCACTATAGTGCTTCAGGAGATGTCAGCAAGATTGGGATTGGTGACAGGAGCCGGACTGAGTCATGCCATCCGACAATCTGTCCATCTGCCCATCATCAGGTATGTGGCATTTGCTCTGATTTTTACAGGTATTTTGCTGGGAAATGCTGCTTATGAAGCTGGAAACATCAGCGGTACGCTGATAGGCATAAAAATGGTGGTGGATTCGGATATACCATCCTATTTGCTGAACCTCCTTGTCTATCTTCCTGCATTTTTATTGTTGTATTTTGGTACCTTTAAGCATTTTGAAAGATTTTTTATTGCATTAGTCGTTTTGATGAGTATTGCTTTTTTAGCCACCGCAATCATGTCGGCTCCGGATTTTTTGTCTTTGCTGCAAGGATTTAAACCATCATTGCCATCTGAAAGCTTACTTACCGTAGTAGGACTGATTGGCACGACTGTTGTTCCTTACAATTTGTTTTTACATGCTGATGTGATTCGCCAAAAATGGCAGAATGTGAACGACTTGCCATTGGTAAAGAAGGATACCATCATAGCAGTCACTGTAGGAGGTTTGATATCCGGATGTATCATCATCACTGGTGCATCGTTTTCCGGTACTGAGATCAGAGGTATTAGTGAACTTTCTGTACCTTTCACTCAGATGTATGGTAGTGCAGGAAAGTATTTGTTTGGATTCGGAATTTTTGCTGCAGGTTTTACTTCTACTATCACTGCTCCGCTTGCTGCGTCTTTAGTGGCCAAAGGATTATTTGGTTGGGATGCTGAAAGTGATAAAAACAAAATCAGAATAGTGTGGATCATCATCCTGACGACGGGATATATTTTAGCATCTGTAGGATATAAACCCATCGAGATCATAAAAATTGCGCAATTTGCCAATGGACTTCTGTTGCCACTCATCGCCGGATTCCTGATCTGGGTAGTCAACAGAAAGAGCCTTATGGGAC